A DNA window from Anastrepha ludens isolate Willacy chromosome 6, idAnaLude1.1, whole genome shotgun sequence contains the following coding sequences:
- the LOC128867016 gene encoding antigen 5 like allergen Cul n 1-like has translation MVAAKSSKKISWCDPQLCPNGKHHIACGHDGKFTAACPDDAVMIDLRSYKKEILHEHNRRRNFVALGELPGYYPAARMATITWDDELAFLAALNMKMCYVEHDDCNNTPRFKSVGQNLSGVAYEREGVDISEVISRSMGLWFGEYPLINSNYITKFRVTSNFEKYGHFAEFVVDRNTHVGCAMIRYTNPSFPFYHIYNMACNYASKYALDVPVYSIGAPTSECVTGSNSQYPGLCSAKEIYNPNYE, from the exons ATGGTGGCAGCAAaatctagtaaaaaaatatcttgGTGTGATCCGCAACTGTGTCCGAATGGGAAGCATCATATTGCGTGCGGCCATGATGGT AAATTCACGGCCGCCTGCCCAGATGATGCTGTCATGATCGATTTACGTTCTTACAAAAAGGAAATTCTGCACGAGCATAACAGACGTCGCAATTTCGTAGCGCTCGGCGAGTTGCCCGGCTATTATCCCGCCGCGCGCATGGCCACCATAACGTGGGATGATGAGCTCGCCTTTCTCGCTGCACTCAACATGAAAATGTGTTATGTCGAGCACGATGATTGCAATAACACGCCACGCTTCAAGAGTGTTGGACAAAATTTATCTGGCGTGGCTTACGAAAGGGAGGGAGTTGACATCAGTGAAGTCATAAGCCGTTCTATGGGTTTGTGGTTTGGTGAATACCCGCTGATCAATAgtaattatataacaaaatttCGGGTCACATCGAATTT cgAAAAATATGGCCACTTTGCGGAATTTGTTGTTGACCGTAATACACATGTCGGTTGTGCGATGATCCGTTATACGAATCCTTCATTTCCTTTTTACCATATCTACAATATGGCCTGTAATTATGCCAGCAAATATGCACTGGATGTTCCGGTCTATAGCATTGGCGCACCAACTTCGGAATGTGTAACTGGCAGTAATAGTCAATATCCTGGTTTGTGCTCTGCGAAAGAGATATACAATCCTAACTATGAATAA